Proteins encoded in a region of the Neodiprion lecontei isolate iyNeoLeco1 chromosome 5, iyNeoLeco1.1, whole genome shotgun sequence genome:
- the LOC107220577 gene encoding structural maintenance of chromosomes protein 3-like, with amino-acid sequence MHIKQVIIQGFRSYKEQTIVGPCDPGHNVIVGRNGSGKSNFLQAIQFVLSDEYAHLGSNAQSLLHESLGPRVISAYVEIIFDNFDRRLPIERNEVSLRRVIGSKKDQYFLSGKLVNRNEVMNLLESAGFSKCNPYYIVKQGKINEMAMASDSRRLKLLQDIAGTRVYDSKRNESNSLLKETQGKIVKIEDLLITLAEQLKNLDGEKEELKEYNRLDKIRRCLEYIIYDRELKSLKEKLEEFEETRHACNVVQAELEADAKTAEEAARSAAKKLKELKREARAEKDQLDRLNADHQQLLKEKMKLRLTIQDLKIEVSGDCKAKEKAEEELNALRVKIKKSEQDMEKIRPEYEIVKQREQEYSRELAMNERKRKELYVKAGRVTLFKTKEERNKWIKSELDQLRGHIVEKETYRAALAEDLKVDKDKYADLEKKIAEPAKDVKDHMKSIEERSKNYKELILQKNQCQARIKDLYRRFSVLEQRQNELKEDMTKQDQLLRRVVGKSTLNAIDSVRKVLNTFRERGDSEDELQSYYGLLVDTFQCGEALHTAVEVSAGNRLFYHVVESNVLASKILSEMNKQRLPGVADFMPLDRLLVRRVDYPKNSDAIALISQLNYDPKYDRAIRFVFGRTLIARNLGTAVALARSSGLDCVTLEGDQVSPRGMITGGHFNAKQSRLNIYKLRTKLKTASELKTVTDEIANVEQEIEATNESLNFCIAGVQKIELKDRISKDIIDNSTANIRLLREELEIVEKSRTSKMQILAQCSNDLEALNATKESLENEFNQELAIELSEEDQKKASKKGSIIL; translated from the exons ATGCACATAAAACAG GTTATAATACAGGGCTTCAGATCCTACAAGGAGCAAACTATCGTCGGTCCCTGTGACCCTGGACACAATGTCATTG TGGGCAGGAACGGATCAGGAAAGAGCAATTTCCTTCAAGCTATTCAGTTTGTTCTTAGTGACGAATATGCTCACCTGGGTTCCAACGCCCAATCTCTTCTCCACGAGAGTTTGGGCCCACGAGTTATTTCAGCCTATgttgaaatcatttttgacaattttgacAGACGGCTGCCG ATTGAAAGGAACGAGGTTAGTTTAAGGAGAGTGATCGGCTCTAAAAAGGATCAGTATTTTCTGAGTGGGAAACTGGTGAACCGTAACGAAGTTATGAACTTGCTGGAATCCGCGGGATTCTCTAAATGCAATCCATACTACATAGTGAAACAGGGAAAG ATAAATGAAATGGCAATGGCGTCGGACTCTCGAAGATTGAAACTTCTTCAAGACATTGCTGGAACCCGAGTTTATGACTCCAAACGAAACGAGTCGAACTCTCTCCTCAAGGAGACGCAGGGAAAAATCGTAAAGATTGAGGATTTACTTATAACCTTAG CCGagcaattgaaaaatttggacgGAGAAAAAGAGGAGCTTAAAGAGTACAATCGTTTGGACAAGATTCGTAGATGTTTGGAGTATATTATTTACGATCGGGAGCTAAAATCGTTGAAGGAGAAACTAGAAGAGTTCGAAGAAACTCGCCACGCGTGTAACGTGGTACAAGCAGAACTTGAAGCTGACGCAAAAACAGCCGAGGAGGCTGCTCGCTCTGCCGCAAAGAAATTGAAGGAATTAAAGAGGGAAGCTAGAGCGGAAAAAGATCAACTCGACAGGCTAAA TGCTGATCATCAGCAACTGCTCAAAGAGAAAATGAAGTTGAGATTGACGATACAAGACTTGAAGATTGAAGTCAGTGGCGACTGCAAGGCCAAAGAAAAAGCCGAGGAAGAGTTGAATGCGCTTAGAGTAAAAATCAAGAAGTCTGAACAAGATATGGAGAAGATCAGACctgag TATGAGATTGTAAAACAACGCGAGCAGGAATACAGCAGGGAATTGGCAATGAATGAACGAAAGCGCAAGGAGCTTTACGTCAAAGCAGGCAGAGTGACCTTGTTTAAAACCAAG gaagaaagaaataaatggATAAAATCTGAATTGGATCAGCTGAGAGGACACATCGTTGAGAAAGAAACTTATCGCGCAGCGCTAGCTGAGGATTTAAAAGTAGATAAGGATAAATACGCTgatcttgagaaaaaaatcgcagAGCCCGCAAAAGACGTGAAAGATCATATGAAAAGTATCGAAGAGCGCAGTAAAAACTACAAAGAACTAATATTGCAGAAAAATCAGTGCCAAGCGAGAATCAAGGATCT ATACCGCCGATTCAGTGTGCTAGAGCAGAGGCaaaatgaattaaaagaaGATATGACAAAGCAAGATCAACTCTTGAGACGGGTCGTTGGTAAGTCGACGTTGAATGCAATAGACAGCGTTCGCAAAGTGCTGAACACGTTtcg cGAGCGCGGTGATTCGGAGGACGAATTGCAATCCTACTACGGACTCTTAGTGGATACTTTTCAATGCGGAGAAGCTCTTCACACGGCGGTCGAGGTGTCCGCAGGAAATAGACTGTTCTATCACGTCGTCGAATCCAACGTACTCGCTTCCAAAATTCTTAGcgaaatgaataaacaacGATTGCCCGGCGTTGCTGATTTCATGCCGTTAGATCGTCTTTTGGTACGACGCGTCGATTATCCCAAAAACAGCGACGCGATTGCACTGATCTCTCAACTAAATTATGATCCCAAATATGACAGAGCTATCAG ATTCGTTTTTGGGCGAACTTTAATTGCCAGAAATTTAGGGACGGCCGTGGCTTTGGCTCGCTCTTCGGGATTAGACTGCGTCACTTTAGAAGGCGACCAAGTTTCCCCCAGGGGAATGATCACTGGAGGCCACTTTAACGCAAAGCAGTCTCGTCTGAATATATACAAATTGAGAACCAAGCTCAAAACTGCCTCAGAGCTCAAAACTGTCACAGATGAAATCGCAAATGTCGAACAGGAGATCGAGGCCACCAacgaaagtttgaatttttgcatCGCGGGCGTACAGAAAATCGAACTGAAAGACAGAATCTCGAA AGATATAATAGACAACTCAACGGCCAATATAAGACTGCTGAGAGAGGAACTCGAGATTGTCGAAAAATCTCGTAcgtcaaaaatgcaaattttgGCGCAATGCTCCAATGATCTCGAAGCGTTGAACGCGACTAAGGAGAGTCTAGAAAATGAATTCAACCAGGAACTGGCAATTGAGCTGTCCGAAGAAGACCAAAAGAAGGCAAGCAAAAAGGGAtcgattattttataa